A section of the Cololabis saira isolate AMF1-May2022 chromosome 16, fColSai1.1, whole genome shotgun sequence genome encodes:
- the LOC133462218 gene encoding NLR family CARD domain-containing protein 3-like, with protein sequence MDQCEDREEGVLPSKTSPRGKPESRREEESEPSCVSLKSDRSRDFFLDFKDTRPSSSVRVDQQTSESPSGPSVQQHQTQLDSIFQLLKDDIVMFVKDELKTIQKVLSPDYPESSESLEEDEDEEQKSIREAFMKIAVKFLRRRKQEKLADLLQSNIVPVDCQSKLKSELQKKHQHVFDGVTIAGKKILLEQIYTELYITEGGTGEVNEEHEVRQIEAASRKPDGEETAIRQEDIFKPPPGRDEPIRTVMTKGVAGIGKTMLTQKFSLDWAEGRTNQDIQFLLPFTFRQLNVLREEKFSLVELVHGFFSETKGICSFEDFQVAFIFDGLDECRLPLDFHNPTIVSDPRRSTSVDVLLTNLIRGNLLPSAHLWITTRPAAANQIPPYCVDMVTEVRGFTDPQKEEYFRKRFRNKKQTSRIISHIKTSRSLHIMCHIPVFCWITATVLENVLENALETREGRELPKTLTEMYIHFLVVQAKLKRVKYDGGAETDPHWSPESRKMVESLGKLAFEQLQKGNLIFYEPDLRECGIDVREASVYSGVFTQIFREESSLYQDQVFCFIHLTVQEFLAALHVHQTFISSGVNLLGDQTTCLTSETREEVQEGDEDDDGDDDEDEETRLYQKAVDKTLQSPNGHLDLFLRFLLGLSVETNQNLLRGLMTSNQRSSQNNQKTIKYIKEKISEDLSAERSINLFHCLNELNDRSLVEEVQRSLRSGRLSTDKLSPAQWSALVFILLSSGELEVFDLKNFSASEWALRKLLPVVQASKKVLLSGCNLSENICPVLSSVLSSQSSSLTELDLGNNDLQDSGLEKLCPGLESPHCKLESLRLSGCHLSENVCPVLSSVLSSQSSNLTELDLSNNHLQDSGLEKLCPGLESPHCKLESLRLSGCLISEEGSASLVSALTSNPSHLRELDLRYNHPGESAGKLLSAGLEDPRLRLDTLRVEPAGQRWLRPGLKKYSCQLTIDTNTVYNKIKLSDDNRKMTIVEEDQSYPDHPDRFDVPPQLLCREVLTGRCYWEVQWSGEASVSVSYKRISRRGNSDDCRFGRNDYSWSLDCYPGDQYRVRHNNRETSIISSSPSSDSGSVSVYVDVPAGSLSFYEVVSDKLIHLHTFSTTFTEPLCPGLGFRFWSWSGSSLSLGPV encoded by the exons agtggaccagcagacctcagagtcccccagtggtccatctgtccagcagcatcagacccagctggactccatctttcag ctgctgaagGACGACATCgtcatgtttgtgaaggacgagctgaagacgatccagaaggttctgagtccagattacccagaatcctcagagagtctggaggaggatgaagatgaagagcagAAGAGCATCAGAGAGGCATTCATGAAGATCGCAGTGAAGTtcttgaggaggaggaagcaggagaagcTGGCTGACCTCCTACAGAGCA atATCGTCCCTGTTGATTGTCAATCCAAACTCAAAAGTGAGCTGCAGAAGAAGCACCAGCATGTGTTTGATGGGGTCACTATAGCAGGAAAGAAAAtccttctggagcagatctacacggagctctacatcacagagggaggaacCGGAGAGGTCAATgaagaacatgaagtcagacagattgaagcagcttccaggaaaccagatGGAGAGGAAacagccatcagacaggaagacatctttaaacccccacctggaagagatgaaccaatcagaacggTGATGACAAAGGGAGTGGCTGGCATCGGGAAAACAATgttaacacagaagttcagtctggactgggctgaaggaagaaccaaccaggacatccagttcctgcttccattcaccttcagacagctgaatgtgctgagagaggagaagttcagcttggtggaactagttcatggattcttctctgaaaccaaaggaatctgcagctttgaagactTCCAGGTcgcgttcatctttgacggtctggacgAGTGTCGACTTCCTCTCGACTTCCACAACCCTACAATCGTCAGTGACCCCAGaaggtccacctcagtggacgtgctgctgacaaacctcatcagggggaacctgcttccttctgctcatctctggatcaccacacgacccgcagcagccaatcagatccctccttactgtgttgacatggtgacagaagtcagagggttcactgacccacagaaggaggaatacttcagaaAGAGGTTCAGAAATAAGaagcagaccagcaggatcatctcccacatcaagacatcacggagcctccacatcatgtgccacatcccagtcttctgctggatcactgctacggtcctggagaacgtcctggagaacgctctggaaaccagagagggaagggagctgcccaagaccctgactgagatgtacatccacttcctggtggtccaggccaaactgaagagagtcaagtatgacggaggagctgagacggatccacactggagtccagagagcaggaagatggtggagtccctgggaaaactggcttttgagcagctgcagaaaggaaacctgatcttctatgaaccagacctgagagagtgtggcatcgatgtcagagaggcttcagtgtactcaggagtgttcacccagatctttagagaggagagcagcctgtaccaggaccaggtcttctgttTCATCCATCTGActgttcaggagtttctggctgctcttcatgtccatcagaccttcatcagctctggagtcaacctgctgggaGATCAGACAACCTGTCTCACATCTGAAACACGAGAAGAAGTTCAGGAAggggatgaagatgatgatggtgatgatgatgaagatgaagaaacTCGCCTCTATCAGAAAGCTGTGGACAAgaccttacagagtccaaacggacaTCTGGACTTGTTTctgcgcttcctcctgggtctctcagtggagaccaatcagaacctcctacgaggtctgatGACATCAAACCAAAGAAGTTCACAAAACAATCAGAAAaccatcaaatacatcaaggaGAAGATCAGTGAAGacctgtctgcagagagaagcatcaacctgttccactgtctgaatgaactgaacgatcgttctctggtggaggaggtccaacggtccctgaggtctggacgtctctccacagataaactgtctcctgctcagtggtcggctctggtcttcatcttactgtcatcaggagaactggaggtgtttgacctgaagaattTCTCAGCTTCAGAGTGGGCTCTACGGaagctgctgccggtggtccaagcctccaagaaagttct actgagtggctgtaacctctcagagaaCATCTGTccagttctgtcctcagttctcagctctcagtcctccagtctgacagaactggacctgggtaacaacgacctgcaggattctggactggagaAGCTGTGTCccggactggagagtccacactgtaaactggagtctctcag actgagtggctgtcACCTCTCAGAGAACGTCTGTccagttctgtcctcagttctcagctctcagtcctccaatCTGACAGAACTCGACCTGAgcaacaaccacctgcaggattctggactggagaagctgtgtcctggactggagagtccacattgtaaactggagtctctcag gctgtcaggctgtctgatctcagaggaaggaagtgcttctctggtctcagctctgacctccaacccctcccacctgagagagctggacctgaggtacaaccatccaggggagtcagcagggaagcttcTGTCTGCTGGATTGGAGGATCCCCGCTTGaggctggacactctcag ggtggagcctgctggacaacgatggttgAGACCAGGTCTGAAGAAGT attcctgtcaactcaccatcgacacaaacacagtctacAACaagatcaaactgtctgatgacaacaggaagatgacaattgtggaggaggatcagtcatatcctgatcatccagacaggtttgatgttcctcctcagctgctgtgtagagaagttctgacgggtcgctgttactgggaggtccagtggagcggagaggcttctgtatcagtgagttacaaaagaatcagcaggagaggaaaTTCTGATGACTGTAGGTTTGGAAGAAACGAttattcctggagtctggactgttATCCAGGTGATCAGTACCGTGTCCGACACAATAACAGAGAAACATCCATTATAtcctcatctccatcttcaGACTCTGGCAGTGTATcagtgtacgtggacgttcccGCTGGAagtctgtccttctatgaagtcgtCTCTGACAAACtaatccacctccacaccttcagcaccaccttcactgaacctctctgtCCTGGACTTGGAttcaggttctggtcctggtctggttccTCATTGTCTCTGGGTCCAGTTTAG